The following proteins are co-located in the Bosea sp. AS-1 genome:
- a CDS encoding transporter substrate-binding domain-containing protein: MDRLSAIKSALGPAPTAVRQALSPQGHLRAGINLSNFLLVSSRAANGDPQGVSPDMAAALGHCLELPVAYVPYASPGLVADAAERGEWDVALLGAEAQRAAVIDFTAPYSEIEATYLVPAGSPLADISEVDKPGRRIAVAGRTAYGLWLERNIAHAELVIGDGFDGAFKLFTTEKLDALAGLRPKLIEDVAQLPGSRMLPGRFMAVQQALGTPKAAGVAIDYLQKFVAQAIETGFVAELIARHRVVGLSPAKSRNA, encoded by the coding sequence TTGGACCGCCTGTCTGCGATCAAATCCGCCCTCGGCCCGGCACCCACCGCCGTCCGGCAGGCTCTTTCCCCGCAAGGCCACCTGCGCGCCGGTATCAACCTCTCGAATTTCCTGCTCGTTTCGAGCCGCGCGGCGAATGGCGACCCACAGGGCGTGTCGCCCGACATGGCGGCTGCCCTCGGACATTGCCTTGAGCTGCCGGTCGCCTATGTGCCCTATGCCTCGCCGGGTCTTGTTGCCGATGCCGCGGAGCGCGGCGAATGGGATGTCGCCCTGCTCGGAGCCGAAGCTCAACGCGCCGCCGTCATCGACTTCACGGCCCCCTATAGCGAGATCGAGGCGACCTATCTCGTGCCGGCCGGCTCGCCGCTCGCGGACATCTCGGAGGTCGACAAGCCGGGCCGGCGCATCGCCGTGGCCGGGCGCACAGCCTATGGGCTCTGGCTCGAGCGGAACATCGCGCATGCAGAACTCGTAATCGGCGACGGTTTCGATGGAGCGTTCAAGCTGTTCACGACGGAGAAGCTCGACGCCCTGGCCGGGTTGCGGCCGAAGCTGATCGAGGACGTCGCGCAGCTTCCAGGCTCGCGCATGCTGCCCGGCCGCTTCATGGCAGTGCAGCAGGCGCTGGGCACGCCGAAGGCGGCCGGCGTCGCGATCGATTACCTCCAGAAATTCGTGGCGCAGGCGATCGAAACCGGCTTCGTGGCCGAGCTCATCGCGCGGCATCGCGTCGTGGGGTTATCGCCGGCGAAGAGCCGAAACGCGTGA
- a CDS encoding MmgE/PrpD family protein, translating to MNLTAAFTDRLIGLAEAGLDGTARQAAKNLVLDGLAVAALGAGEKGPSILASAAPATQGVDSATLIGRAKRTAPADAARINGAAMHVLDFEPMWNPANHALSTTLPALLALGEGEAAQADEPLGERILSALALGIETQERLRLASGQFEPGELVFHPPGAVGPLGSAVACGLLLNLDASHLQHALAIAASRASGVQANIGSMTKALHCGQAAASGLESALLAARGFTADADALGNPRGYGRAFFGEKFRPEELLRAYEVLQIVRPGPAYKLYPSQYGTHFVITAALAAREKLPAGAQIERVVIHSPPMDYVDRPAPASGLAGKFSFQYTAAIALLDGAVTVASFTDERRFAPDVVALLDRIVIVPDPSRQGRFDAMTLRIDVDHAGGTVQGNCDGPPGIWGKPVSGQCIRTKAIDCLTAALGPDAAEQAASICDGFETLDRDGLMRLMGMLAGKERGARAA from the coding sequence ATGAACCTGACTGCTGCCTTCACAGACAGGCTGATCGGACTGGCCGAGGCGGGGCTGGACGGAACCGCCCGACAAGCCGCCAAGAACCTGGTGCTCGATGGCCTTGCGGTTGCGGCGCTCGGCGCAGGCGAAAAGGGGCCGTCGATCCTCGCCTCCGCCGCGCCGGCGACGCAGGGCGTGGACAGCGCCACCCTGATCGGCCGGGCCAAGCGTACGGCACCGGCGGATGCGGCTCGGATCAACGGCGCGGCCATGCATGTGCTCGATTTCGAACCGATGTGGAATCCGGCCAACCACGCCCTCTCGACAACACTGCCCGCTCTGCTCGCCCTGGGCGAAGGCGAGGCGGCTCAGGCCGACGAGCCGCTGGGCGAACGGATTCTCTCCGCGCTCGCGCTAGGCATCGAGACCCAGGAGAGGCTGCGGCTGGCGTCCGGGCAGTTCGAGCCGGGCGAACTGGTGTTTCACCCGCCTGGCGCCGTTGGACCGCTCGGCAGCGCGGTCGCCTGCGGACTGCTGCTGAATCTCGATGCCAGCCATCTGCAGCATGCCCTCGCGATAGCGGCCTCGCGGGCCAGCGGCGTGCAGGCGAATATCGGCAGCATGACCAAGGCACTGCATTGCGGACAGGCGGCAGCCTCCGGGCTGGAGAGCGCACTCCTGGCCGCCCGAGGCTTCACCGCGGACGCCGACGCACTCGGCAATCCGCGCGGTTATGGGCGTGCGTTCTTCGGCGAAAAATTCAGGCCGGAGGAGCTCCTGCGCGCATATGAGGTCCTGCAGATCGTTCGGCCGGGCCCGGCCTACAAGCTCTATCCGAGCCAGTACGGCACCCATTTCGTGATCACGGCCGCGCTTGCGGCGCGCGAGAAGCTGCCTGCCGGAGCCCAGATCGAGCGCGTCGTCATCCATAGCCCGCCGATGGACTATGTCGACCGGCCCGCCCCCGCCAGCGGCCTCGCCGGGAAATTCAGCTTCCAGTATACGGCCGCGATCGCCCTGCTGGATGGCGCCGTGACCGTGGCGAGCTTCACCGATGAGCGGCGGTTCGCTCCCGATGTCGTTGCCCTGCTCGACCGGATCGTCATCGTTCCGGACCCGAGCCGGCAGGGGCGCTTCGACGCCATGACGTTGCGCATCGATGTCGACCACGCCGGTGGCACCGTGCAGGGCAACTGCGACGGCCCCCCGGGGATCTGGGGCAAGCCCGTCTCCGGCCAGTGCATCCGGACGAAAGCGATCGACTGCCTGACGGCCGCGCTCGGCCCGGATGCCGCCGAGCAGGCCGCCTCGATCTGCGACGGCTTCGAGACGCTCGATCGGGACGGGCTGATGCGCCTCATGGGTATGCTCGCCGGAAAGGAACGCGGGGCCAGGGCGGCATGA
- a CDS encoding chromate transporter, whose product MSDRPVLFDLSWQFAALSLMSIGGIIAVVPEMHAAVVERHQWMAAQDFVTLFALAQAAPGPNVIVVTLIGWRVAGGLGALIATVAVSTPSFLITYTASRVWRSVNGRVWYRVCERGMAPVTIGLILSSGLLLSRVAVEHWGALAVTALTVLALLKWRNSPLIALACSALAGLAGLV is encoded by the coding sequence GTGAGCGACCGGCCCGTCCTCTTCGATCTGAGCTGGCAGTTCGCGGCACTGTCGCTCATGTCGATCGGCGGCATCATCGCCGTGGTGCCGGAGATGCACGCCGCCGTGGTCGAGCGCCATCAATGGATGGCCGCGCAGGATTTCGTGACGCTGTTCGCCCTGGCCCAGGCCGCGCCCGGACCGAACGTGATCGTCGTCACCCTGATCGGCTGGCGGGTGGCCGGCGGGCTCGGCGCCCTGATCGCGACCGTCGCAGTGTCGACGCCCTCCTTCCTCATCACCTATACCGCCTCCCGGGTCTGGCGCAGCGTGAACGGCCGCGTCTGGTACCGTGTCTGCGAGCGCGGCATGGCGCCCGTGACCATCGGCCTCATCCTGTCGAGTGGCCTGCTGCTCTCCAGGGTGGCCGTCGAGCATTGGGGCGCCCTTGCCGTCACGGCGCTGACGGTGCTGGCATTGCTGAAATGGCGAAACAGCCCGCTGATCGCCCTCGCCTGCTCGGCACTGGCCGGGCTCGCCGGCCTCGTGTGA
- a CDS encoding chromate transporter, with amino-acid sequence MTAETGTTTLAERRVGNLDLFLAFSGISIMGFGGVLPWVRWMIVERKGWLDEDEFVNALSLCQILPGGNVMNIAVYIGARFGGLSGAISAFAGLLLAPCLIVLGLGGLYQAFGHLPAVQGMFRGAAACAAGLILGMGLRMAWRYRRDGRALSIMAVTILAMVWLKLPLLLILATVLPASLALAWTARPR; translated from the coding sequence ATGACGGCGGAGACCGGGACCACGACGCTGGCGGAACGGCGGGTCGGAAATCTCGACCTTTTCCTCGCCTTTTCCGGCATCAGCATCATGGGTTTCGGCGGCGTCCTGCCCTGGGTGCGCTGGATGATCGTCGAGCGCAAGGGCTGGCTCGACGAGGACGAGTTCGTCAACGCCCTTTCGCTCTGCCAGATCCTGCCGGGCGGCAATGTCATGAACATCGCGGTCTATATCGGCGCCCGGTTCGGCGGACTTTCCGGCGCGATTTCGGCCTTCGCCGGCCTGCTGCTCGCGCCCTGCCTGATCGTGCTCGGACTGGGGGGCCTCTACCAGGCTTTTGGCCACCTGCCGGCCGTGCAAGGCATGTTCCGCGGCGCGGCCGCCTGCGCGGCGGGCCTCATTCTCGGAATGGGTTTGCGCATGGCCTGGCGCTATCGCCGCGACGGTCGGGCCCTATCGATCATGGCCGTGACCATCCTCGCGATGGTCTGGCTCAAGCTGCCGCTCCTTCTGATCCTGGCGACCGTCCTGCCCGCGAGCCTCGCGCTCGCCTGGACCGCGAGGCCGCGGTGA